Proteins encoded in a region of the Raphanus sativus cultivar WK10039 chromosome 8, ASM80110v3, whole genome shotgun sequence genome:
- the LOC130498799 gene encoding uncharacterized protein LOC130498799 isoform X1 produces the protein MMCTRWRLMGPLFVSLRRGDSCLRSKEQHQKVERVRVKDNAFVGRSVKIDVVDDTALLNVVPFCKKGKDHHPKRSGAAHSDDKEALNKPEGGIKVEWHRYSRFCIGCTKMKPCECLCTLSRDLGKPVKVPFVHKTFTLFS, from the exons ATGATGTGCACAAGATGGAGACTGATGGGTCCGTTGTTTGTATCTCTGAGAAGAGGAGACTCTTGTCTGAGATCCAAAGAGCAGCATCAGAAGGTGGAGAGAGTGAGAGTCAAGGACAACGCTTTCGTTGGGAGGTCTGTGAAGATCGATGTGGTTGATGACACTGCGTTGCTCAACGTTGTTCCTTTCTGCAAGAAAGGCAAAGATCATCATCCCAAGAGGTCGGGAGCTGCACACAGTGATGATAAGGAAGCACTAAATAAGCCGGAGGGAGGCATCAAAGTCGAGTGGCATCGGTATTCTCG GTTCTGTATCGGCTGTACCAAGATGAAACCGTGTGAATGTCTTTGTACATTGAGCCGTGACCTGGGGAAACCTGTCAAAGTCCCCTTTGTTCACAAAACTTTTACTCTCTTTTCTTAG
- the LOC130498799 gene encoding uncharacterized protein LOC130498799 isoform X2 yields the protein MMCTRWRLMGPLFVSLRRGDSCLRSKEQHQKVERVRVKDNAFVGRSVKIDVVDDTALLNVVPFCKKGKDHHPKRSGAAHSDDKEALNKPEGGIKVEWHRFCIGCTKMKPCECLCTLSRDLGKPVKVPFVHKTFTLFS from the exons ATGATGTGCACAAGATGGAGACTGATGGGTCCGTTGTTTGTATCTCTGAGAAGAGGAGACTCTTGTCTGAGATCCAAAGAGCAGCATCAGAAGGTGGAGAGAGTGAGAGTCAAGGACAACGCTTTCGTTGGGAGGTCTGTGAAGATCGATGTGGTTGATGACACTGCGTTGCTCAACGTTGTTCCTTTCTGCAAGAAAGGCAAAGATCATCATCCCAAGAGGTCGGGAGCTGCACACAGTGATGATAAGGAAGCACTAAATAAGCCGGAGGGAGGCATCAAAGTCGAGTGGCATCG GTTCTGTATCGGCTGTACCAAGATGAAACCGTGTGAATGTCTTTGTACATTGAGCCGTGACCTGGGGAAACCTGTCAAAGTCCCCTTTGTTCACAAAACTTTTACTCTCTTTTCTTAG